One window from the genome of Mucilaginibacter ginsenosidivorans encodes:
- a CDS encoding DUF1569 domain-containing protein, with translation MKTVFEKTTRNELIRRINRLNENSARQWGKMNLYQMMKHCTLWDEMIFGEKQYKQMFLGRLFGKMALKNMLKDDKPVRRNSPTVPGFVVSGNGDYRSEKAKWINLLSAYENFSNDAFVHPFFGKMTKEQVGQLAYKHIDHHLRQFNT, from the coding sequence ATGAAAACCGTATTCGAGAAAACAACAAGAAACGAACTAATTCGCCGCATCAATAGGCTCAATGAAAATAGCGCGCGTCAATGGGGCAAAATGAATCTTTATCAAATGATGAAGCATTGTACGCTATGGGATGAGATGATATTTGGAGAAAAACAATATAAGCAGATGTTCCTGGGTCGCCTATTTGGGAAAATGGCACTGAAGAATATGCTAAAAGATGATAAGCCGGTGCGCCGGAACAGCCCTACGGTTCCCGGTTTTGTGGTTAGCGGGAACGGCGATTACCGGTCTGAAAAAGCTAAATGGATAAACCTGCTTAGTGCGTATGAAAATTTTTCAAATGATGCTTTCGTGCATCCCTTTTTCGGTAAAATGACCAAAGAGCAGGTAGGGCAGCTTGCCTACAAGCATATAGACCATCACCTGAGACAATTCAACACTTAG
- a CDS encoding BamA/TamA family outer membrane protein codes for MRKAFWCKAILLLMFIGVRRTALSQVSVLPDSLKADSLSKIKKRQIADNVNKQFDFGDLLRVILHPNKKPDTLHKGLGITVVPNVAANPTIGGQLGIKAVAGRKLGTDPNTLLSTGATSASITTKGIIYFYLNHNIFTPGNKWNYQGNFVIAKTVSPDHGLGIGRGQVTGNPAESTLADPTHKGYAIHSIYFNIREKVYKEVAKHLLLGAGLSFEIRRNIQNKDSTGYSTPSGVYNSEHSFPQDRYSANGFLFNVQYITRDNPNRAYKGIYFDAGIRANQTWIGSTKNALQLTTDFRKYFSLSQSSPEFVIAFWNWGSYLLSGNIPYLELPGTGRDGTFRSGRGYTSQYFKGTKFNDTELELRFPILSNKFISGVVFGNMQTGNDEQGTKLFQVFQPGGGAGLRVLFNKATRTNLALDYAWGKFGSKGFFLNLNEAF; via the coding sequence ATGAGAAAGGCATTTTGGTGCAAAGCGATCCTATTGCTGATGTTTATTGGTGTTCGGAGAACTGCCCTTTCGCAGGTTTCGGTATTGCCTGATTCGCTAAAGGCAGATTCTTTATCCAAGATAAAGAAGCGGCAAATCGCCGATAACGTAAATAAGCAGTTTGATTTTGGCGATCTCCTCCGTGTTATTCTTCACCCCAATAAAAAGCCGGATACGCTTCATAAAGGTTTAGGCATAACTGTTGTCCCAAATGTTGCAGCAAACCCAACAATCGGCGGGCAACTGGGCATAAAGGCTGTTGCAGGAAGAAAACTCGGTACCGATCCAAATACATTGCTTTCAACCGGCGCAACCTCTGCTTCTATTACAACCAAGGGAATCATATATTTTTACCTGAATCATAACATATTTACACCCGGAAACAAATGGAACTACCAGGGTAACTTCGTGATAGCCAAAACAGTATCACCCGATCATGGTTTGGGCATAGGGCGCGGCCAGGTGACAGGTAACCCCGCAGAGTCGACCCTTGCTGATCCAACGCATAAAGGTTATGCCATTCATTCTATATATTTTAATATCCGGGAAAAGGTTTATAAAGAGGTGGCCAAACACCTCTTACTTGGCGCCGGCCTGTCGTTCGAGATCAGGCGTAATATCCAGAATAAAGATTCAACTGGTTATTCCACCCCATCGGGCGTTTATAATAGCGAGCACAGCTTTCCACAGGACCGTTATTCGGCAAATGGCTTTCTTTTCAATGTGCAATATATCACCCGCGATAATCCTAATCGTGCCTACAAGGGAATTTATTTTGATGCAGGTATACGGGCCAATCAAACCTGGATAGGTAGCACAAAAAACGCCCTGCAGCTTACAACAGATTTTCGCAAATATTTCAGCCTGTCACAATCAAGCCCCGAATTTGTCATTGCATTTTGGAACTGGGGTTCCTACTTGCTTAGCGGGAACATACCTTATTTAGAGTTACCCGGTACGGGGCGGGACGGAACTTTTCGCAGTGGCAGGGGTTATACCTCGCAATATTTTAAAGGAACCAAATTTAATGATACGGAGCTTGAGCTCCGGTTTCCAATCCTCAGCAATAAATTTATCAGCGGAGTTGTCTTTGGCAATATGCAAACAGGCAACGATGAGCAGGGCACTAAGCTGTTCCAGGTATTTCAGCCGGGCGGTGGCGCAGGTTTGCGTGTACTATTTAATAAAGCCACCCGCACTAACCTGGCATTAGACTATGCCTGGGGTAAATTTGGCAGCAAAGGTTTTTTTCTTAATCTGAACGAGGCCTTTTAG
- a CDS encoding Vgb family protein yields the protein MRTPPCHRFFKTTVATIWILIALTATQCTAQPTPKRALLALSKVDHTLAIIDPASLKILARVPVGPDPHEVIASADGKTAYVTIYGGGSLHELSVVDLAGQKALPSIDTKPFMGPHGVTFADGKLWFTAEGTKTVVRYDPATGKFDWCMGTGQDRTHMIYVTGNGKKVYTTNVSSATVSILTDSLMKPRGFQNGPPPPNGSAGGPPPAREEWVQTVIPVGKGSEGFDVSPDGKELWTAGAGDGIVTVIDLATEKVTTSIDAKVQGANRLAFTPDGKLVLISSLRAGDLFIFDAATRKQIKQVSTGHGAAGILVDDDGSRAFIGCTGDNYVAVVDLKTLTISGHIAIKGADGLAWATRP from the coding sequence ATGAGAACACCACCCTGCCATCGCTTTTTTAAAACAACCGTTGCCACTATATGGATACTGATTGCATTAACAGCAACCCAATGCACCGCCCAGCCAACGCCCAAACGTGCGTTGCTTGCGCTTTCAAAAGTTGATCACACGCTGGCCATTATCGATCCGGCATCGCTGAAAATTTTGGCGCGGGTGCCCGTCGGCCCCGATCCGCATGAGGTAATTGCTTCGGCCGATGGCAAAACAGCTTATGTTACTATTTACGGTGGCGGCAGCCTGCACGAATTGAGTGTGGTCGATCTTGCCGGTCAAAAGGCTTTACCCAGCATTGATACCAAACCTTTTATGGGCCCGCATGGGGTAACGTTTGCCGACGGTAAGCTTTGGTTTACTGCCGAAGGCACCAAAACCGTTGTCCGGTATGACCCGGCGACTGGCAAATTTGACTGGTGCATGGGAACCGGGCAGGACCGCACGCACATGATATACGTTACCGGCAATGGGAAAAAGGTATACACCACCAATGTATCGTCGGCAACGGTAAGCATTTTGACAGATAGTTTGATGAAACCACGTGGCTTTCAAAACGGGCCACCGCCGCCGAATGGTTCCGCGGGCGGGCCGCCACCAGCACGCGAAGAATGGGTACAAACCGTGATTCCTGTAGGCAAAGGTTCGGAAGGGTTTGATGTTTCACCGGACGGCAAGGAGTTGTGGACCGCAGGGGCCGGGGATGGGATAGTTACAGTGATCGATCTTGCTACCGAAAAAGTAACAACCAGTATTGACGCAAAGGTACAAGGCGCCAACCGTCTTGCTTTCACACCAGATGGCAAGCTTGTACTGATAAGCAGCCTGCGCGCCGGCGATCTGTTCATTTTCGATGCCGCGACGCGCAAGCAAATTAAGCAAGTAAGCACTGGTCATGGTGCCGCTGGTATTTTGGTGGATGATGACGGTTCGCGCGCTTTTATCGGTTGCACAGGCGATAATTATGTGGCCGTTGTTGATCTGAAGACCTTAACCATAAGCGGGCATATTGCGATAAAAGGAGCCGATGGTTTGGCATGGGCGACGAGGCCTTAG
- a CDS encoding PQQ-dependent sugar dehydrogenase gives MNKLFIFCVCIISVLTSCSNPKPGESKINSLPKADLKLPDGFSASIVADSLGALRHLAVTSQGDIYVKLNSLKDGKGIYFLADTNHDGSIDRKIGFAGYPGTGILINNGELYSSSNSGVFKYKLDDKGMVTDTGKPEVIVSGLVDRGRDNSKSIAIGSKGDLFVTVGSYNETCREKDSGKGIPGCPLLDSVGGVWKFKTNKTDQSYGDAVHYTRGLKNVVGIDWNNATNSLFVMQHGRGAFDDKFPQYYTPKQSAELPAETMYELHEGADAGWPFVYYDQFQKKKMLAPEYGGDGKKAVQGKYLDPIAAFPAHLGPNDLLFYTGKMFPEKYRNGAFIVFHGQSPQLKKGYLVAFVPFKNGKPSGEWEIFADNFAGFDLAKPNGAALRYRPMGLAQGPDGALYVSDDLKGAIFKITYQGSK, from the coding sequence ATGAATAAACTTTTTATTTTTTGCGTTTGCATAATTTCGGTTTTAACGAGCTGTAGTAACCCTAAACCCGGCGAAAGTAAAATCAACTCGCTACCTAAGGCAGACCTGAAACTTCCCGATGGTTTTTCAGCATCCATTGTTGCCGATTCCCTTGGTGCTTTGCGGCACCTTGCGGTAACCAGCCAGGGTGATATTTATGTCAAGTTAAATTCGCTTAAAGATGGAAAAGGAATTTACTTCCTGGCGGATACCAATCATGATGGCAGCATCGACAGGAAAATCGGCTTTGCAGGTTACCCCGGTACGGGTATCCTGATCAATAATGGAGAACTCTATTCATCTTCCAATAGCGGCGTGTTCAAATACAAGCTTGACGACAAAGGTATGGTGACCGATACAGGCAAACCAGAGGTAATTGTTAGCGGACTTGTAGATCGGGGGCGTGATAATTCCAAGTCGATAGCAATAGGTAGTAAGGGTGATCTTTTTGTAACAGTTGGATCATACAATGAAACCTGCCGCGAGAAGGATTCGGGAAAGGGGATACCTGGATGCCCGCTTTTAGATTCGGTGGGAGGTGTATGGAAATTCAAAACAAATAAAACCGATCAAAGCTATGGCGACGCTGTGCATTATACACGCGGGTTGAAAAACGTGGTAGGCATTGACTGGAACAACGCCACTAACTCCTTATTTGTAATGCAGCATGGCAGGGGGGCGTTCGATGATAAATTTCCCCAGTACTATACACCTAAGCAAAGTGCCGAATTACCTGCTGAGACTATGTATGAACTGCATGAGGGGGCCGACGCAGGCTGGCCATTTGTTTATTACGATCAGTTCCAAAAGAAAAAGATGCTTGCTCCTGAATACGGCGGCGATGGCAAGAAAGCTGTTCAAGGGAAATATCTTGACCCAATAGCTGCTTTTCCCGCACACTTAGGCCCCAATGACCTGTTATTTTATACCGGCAAAATGTTCCCTGAAAAATACCGGAATGGCGCATTTATTGTTTTTCACGGACAGTCGCCCCAATTGAAAAAAGGATACCTGGTAGCCTTTGTACCTTTTAAAAATGGCAAGCCTTCGGGAGAATGGGAAATATTTGCCGATAACTTTGCCGGTTTCGACCTGGCTAAACCGAATGGTGCTGCGCTCCGGTATCGTCCTATGGGCCTGGCGCAAGGTCCTGACGGCGCATTGTATGTTTCGGATGACTTAAAAGGGGCAATCTTTAAGATTACTTACCAGGGAAGCAAATAG
- a CDS encoding GIN domain-containing protein, with amino-acid sequence MKKTILTAAIALTTVFGISLSARAVTGSKTEISTTLTEVSNINQIEVRGNVQLYLTTGNQDKVTVYNNYYADNALVQQQNGALRITSYAADKLVVWVTVNDLSKLSAFDGAQVKSFGKFSALDLTIDLHNNAFAQLDMEAYNTSVTLTGHAGANLSGSAQSSILRFDHSSYLNTTAFIAESVTEKVQPPPFRHFHHYDFASL; translated from the coding sequence ATGAAAAAGACAATCTTAACCGCCGCAATCGCCCTCACAACAGTATTCGGCATCAGCCTTTCCGCCAGAGCAGTAACAGGCAGCAAAACGGAGATCAGCACTACGCTAACCGAAGTTAGTAACATCAACCAAATAGAAGTGCGCGGCAATGTTCAGCTTTATCTTACCACCGGCAACCAGGACAAGGTAACCGTGTACAATAACTATTATGCCGATAACGCCCTGGTGCAGCAGCAAAACGGTGCATTGCGCATCACCTCGTACGCAGCCGATAAACTTGTGGTTTGGGTAACCGTTAACGACCTTTCCAAACTGTCGGCCTTCGATGGTGCACAGGTTAAGTCGTTCGGTAAGTTCTCGGCGCTTGATCTGACGATAGATCTGCACAACAACGCTTTTGCTCAACTGGATATGGAAGCCTATAATACATCCGTTACTTTAACCGGCCATGCCGGCGCAAACCTTAGCGGTTCGGCGCAAAGCAGCATCTTACGGTTCGACCACTCTTCGTATCTGAACACTACGGCCTTTATCGCCGAAAGCGTAACCGAAAAAGTACAGCCACCCCCGTTCAGGCATTTTCATCACTATGATTTTGCATCGCTTTGA
- a CDS encoding GH35 family beta-galactosidase yields MKYSLLRPALLIIVLIACLKAIPVYGQTDVPIPKIIEKNGRHALLVDGKPFLILGGQAHNSSAWPGMLPQLWRAVEEMQANTLEVPIYWEQIEPQPGKFDFSLIDTLLIQARSHDVRLVLLWFATWKNGSNHYMPQWMKRDAAKYPNITGRNGQPVDSPSPHALETLDADIKAFTAVMHYLKEADKLHTVILVQVENESGAWGSVRDYSASAQKLFEGSVPPELLKPAFLKAMNVSAVKNGTWQQVFGDRADEYFHAWSVARFIGQVAAAGKAEYPLPMYTNAALRDPLTNPPATNYESGGPTDNVIPIWKVAAPALDLVAPDIYLSGSEKVLKVIELYDRPDNPLFVPEAALVADNVKYLYEAIARGGIGFSPFGIDDNGKEKLIDETSGRLTPFAQEYAAASPMMSELAQWAFEGKIRAVVEREDHGKQTIDLGAWQAVISFGTTHSGDIKPNTEPTGKAMIIQLDNNKFIVIGTQCHITFQPSGINSGKAWQYLKVEEGSYENGTFQPLRILNGDETDWGGPSFRTEPRVLQITLVTR; encoded by the coding sequence ATGAAGTATTCCCTGTTACGCCCGGCATTATTGATAATTGTTCTGATAGCCTGTTTGAAGGCGATCCCGGTTTATGGTCAAACAGATGTTCCTATTCCTAAGATCATAGAGAAGAATGGTCGGCACGCCCTTTTGGTTGATGGAAAGCCCTTTTTGATCCTTGGTGGCCAGGCGCACAACTCGAGCGCATGGCCGGGGATGCTGCCGCAATTATGGCGGGCCGTTGAAGAAATGCAAGCTAATACGCTTGAAGTGCCTATTTATTGGGAACAAATTGAGCCACAGCCAGGAAAGTTTGATTTTTCATTGATCGATACTTTGCTGATTCAGGCGCGCAGTCATGATGTGCGCCTGGTATTACTATGGTTTGCCACATGGAAAAATGGCAGCAACCATTATATGCCCCAGTGGATGAAACGCGACGCGGCGAAATATCCTAATATCACCGGCAGGAACGGGCAGCCTGTCGATTCCCCCTCGCCACACGCCCTGGAGACCTTAGATGCCGATATTAAAGCCTTCACCGCTGTTATGCATTATTTGAAGGAGGCCGACAAGCTCCACACAGTGATCTTGGTGCAGGTGGAAAATGAATCAGGTGCATGGGGAAGCGTGCGAGATTATTCTGCTTCGGCACAAAAGCTATTTGAGGGTAGTGTGCCGCCGGAACTTTTGAAACCAGCCTTTCTGAAGGCAATGAATGTTTCTGCGGTAAAAAACGGAACCTGGCAACAGGTATTTGGCGACAGGGCCGACGAGTACTTTCATGCCTGGTCGGTAGCACGTTTTATAGGGCAGGTTGCGGCTGCCGGTAAAGCGGAATATCCATTGCCCATGTATACGAATGCGGCTTTACGCGATCCGCTTACCAATCCGCCCGCTACTAATTACGAAAGTGGCGGACCGACCGATAATGTGATCCCGATATGGAAAGTTGCTGCGCCTGCATTAGACCTGGTTGCCCCGGATATTTATCTTTCGGGGAGCGAAAAGGTTTTAAAAGTTATTGAATTGTATGATCGCCCGGATAACCCGCTTTTTGTACCCGAGGCAGCTCTTGTTGCCGACAATGTAAAATATCTTTATGAAGCGATAGCCCGGGGTGGTATAGGCTTCTCGCCTTTTGGAATTGACGACAACGGCAAGGAGAAATTAATTGATGAAACATCCGGACGCCTTACGCCTTTTGCACAGGAATATGCCGCGGCTTCGCCTATGATGAGCGAACTGGCCCAATGGGCATTTGAAGGGAAGATCAGAGCTGTCGTTGAACGCGAGGACCATGGGAAACAAACTATCGACCTGGGCGCGTGGCAGGCAGTGATATCATTTGGCACTACCCACTCGGGCGATATAAAGCCTAACACCGAGCCAACGGGCAAAGCAATGATTATTCAGTTAGACAATAACAAGTTTATTGTTATCGGCACACAGTGCCATATCACCTTCCAGCCTTCGGGTATAAATTCCGGCAAAGCCTGGCAATATTTAAAGGTAGAAGAGGGCAGCTATGAGAACGGAACATTCCAACCGCTACGAATCCTTAATGGTGATGAGACAGATTGGGGAGGCCCAAGTTTTCGGACCGAACCCCGCGTGCTGCAAATAACGCTGGTTACAAGATAA
- a CDS encoding lipase maturation factor family protein: MPHAAPTYWLTRFMILRLLGIVYAVAFLVAINQLVPLIGSNGLLPIGNYFKQVGDALGSNGAGFVRLPSVFWLWHSDTALLTVAWTGFAISLVAIAGYTNAPLMGLLWFLYMSIVHAGQDWYGYGWEIQLTETGFLAIFLCPLLDMRPFPRRAPPFIVIVLFRWLILRIMLGSGLIKFRGDKVWRNGTALYYHFETQPIPGPLSRWFHFMPRIMLKMGVWFNWLAELVAPWFIFWPRIGRHIAGVIIMLLQVVLIFSGNLSFLNWLTIVPALACFDDGFWSLILPRQLVRKAAVVAESAEESIPMLTTSWVVAVVIALLSIEPVANLLSPGQVMNTSFDPLDLVNTYGAFGSVGQQRLNVVFEGTADDTTGNKANWKPYVYKFLPVLLNKRPPQIAPYQPHLDWQMWFAAMSTSDQYPWTYNLAWKLLHNDPGAIGLFASNPFPGKPPRCIRAVLYRYKFARPGNPQGLYWEREQLGEWLPILSANNTQLIKYLRYQGWIK; encoded by the coding sequence ATGCCACACGCCGCTCCCACTTACTGGCTCACCCGCTTTATGATCCTTCGCTTGCTGGGCATAGTGTATGCAGTTGCCTTTCTTGTTGCCATTAACCAGTTGGTTCCGCTGATAGGTTCCAATGGTCTGCTGCCAATTGGCAACTACTTCAAACAGGTCGGCGATGCGCTCGGCTCAAATGGGGCTGGCTTTGTACGCCTCCCCTCTGTTTTTTGGCTCTGGCACTCTGATACAGCGCTACTGACGGTTGCTTGGACAGGCTTCGCAATTTCCCTCGTTGCTATTGCCGGCTATACCAATGCACCATTGATGGGACTGCTCTGGTTCCTGTATATGTCCATTGTTCACGCCGGGCAGGACTGGTATGGCTATGGCTGGGAGATACAATTGACCGAAACCGGATTCCTCGCTATTTTCCTTTGTCCGTTATTGGATATGCGTCCCTTTCCACGCCGTGCGCCGCCCTTTATTGTTATTGTGTTGTTCCGCTGGCTTATCCTTCGCATTATGCTCGGATCGGGACTTATTAAGTTCCGCGGCGATAAGGTTTGGCGCAATGGCACCGCCCTTTACTATCACTTCGAAACACAACCCATACCCGGTCCGTTAAGCCGGTGGTTTCATTTCATGCCGCGTATCATGCTCAAAATGGGCGTCTGGTTCAATTGGCTGGCCGAACTGGTGGCGCCCTGGTTTATCTTTTGGCCCCGCATAGGGCGTCATATTGCTGGGGTTATTATTATGTTGCTGCAAGTCGTACTTATTTTCAGCGGCAATTTGTCTTTTTTGAACTGGCTCACCATTGTGCCGGCGCTGGCTTGTTTTGATGACGGTTTTTGGTCGCTGATACTTCCCCGGCAGCTCGTCCGCAAGGCTGCTGTCGTTGCTGAAAGCGCTGAAGAATCCATTCCCATGCTCACTACATCATGGGTGGTCGCTGTTGTCATCGCGTTGCTAAGCATTGAGCCGGTGGCTAACTTGCTATCGCCCGGGCAGGTGATGAACACCTCGTTCGATCCGCTCGACCTGGTAAATACTTACGGCGCCTTCGGCAGTGTTGGGCAGCAGCGCCTGAACGTGGTTTTCGAAGGAACAGCCGACGATACTACAGGCAATAAGGCCAACTGGAAACCTTACGTCTATAAATTCCTGCCTGTATTGCTCAATAAAAGGCCTCCGCAAATAGCCCCCTACCAGCCGCACCTCGACTGGCAAATGTGGTTTGCCGCCATGTCGACTTCCGACCAATATCCATGGACCTACAACCTGGCCTGGAAGCTGCTGCATAATGATCCCGGCGCCATAGGCCTGTTTGCCTCTAACCCGTTCCCCGGTAAACCGCCGCGTTGCATACGCGCGGTATTGTACCGTTATAAATTTGCCAGGCCGGGCAACCCGCAGGGCCTTTACTGGGAGCGTGAGCAATTGGGCGAATGGCTGCCCATACTCTCAGCCAATAACACGCAACTCATCAAATATCTGCGCTACCAGGGTTGGATAAAGTAA
- a CDS encoding right-handed parallel beta-helix repeat-containing protein, whose protein sequence is MAKNVAGFAGKGIALTLALTSVFFISSCKKDSPIQPESSQVTMANVTSKTAETNYKTTQPISLNGAHDITISGDVINGGTLSCIDLINCYNIHITRCKLVNSSKFAVNLSQCSNIVVDSCYIDNVATCVYAFNSRGVQVKNNKMTNLPGPQPVMTAFENLSNNIRDAASNSAIDNELMQ, encoded by the coding sequence ATGGCAAAGAACGTAGCAGGATTCGCAGGGAAAGGTATTGCCCTAACTTTAGCATTAACAAGTGTATTTTTTATCTCTTCATGTAAGAAAGATAGCCCGATACAACCAGAAAGCAGCCAGGTTACTATGGCAAATGTGACCAGTAAAACAGCTGAAACAAATTATAAAACTACACAACCTATTTCGCTGAACGGCGCACACGACATAACCATTAGTGGCGATGTGATAAACGGCGGTACTCTTTCGTGCATTGACTTGATCAATTGCTATAACATACACATTACCCGATGTAAATTGGTTAACTCCAGCAAGTTTGCCGTTAACCTATCACAATGCAGCAATATAGTGGTTGACAGTTGTTACATTGACAACGTTGCAACCTGCGTGTATGCCTTTAACAGCAGGGGCGTACAGGTAAAAAATAACAAAATGACAAATCTTCCGGGCCCTCAACCCGTGATGACGGCATTTGAAAACTTGAGTAATAATATCAGAGACGCCGCGAGTAACAGTGCTATCGATAACGAATTGATGCAATGA
- a CDS encoding pyridoxamine 5'-phosphate oxidase family protein: protein MLGELSELQMETLLKQQVIGRIACQADGVPYIVPINYFYNGTHIFFHSAIGKKIEIMRKNPKVCFLVDDIKSVFKWQSVIVLGKFEEITDMAEKERAMQGLIHRIMPFADNPKDHPSHGIAEKEDDIATRLELVIFKVIPISKTGRFEN from the coding sequence ATGTTAGGCGAACTGAGCGAACTACAAATGGAAACCCTGTTGAAGCAACAGGTTATCGGCAGGATAGCTTGCCAGGCCGATGGTGTCCCGTATATCGTCCCGATCAATTATTTCTATAACGGCACCCATATTTTCTTCCATTCTGCTATAGGGAAGAAAATCGAGATCATGCGCAAAAACCCAAAAGTATGCTTCTTGGTTGATGATATTAAAAGCGTATTTAAGTGGCAAAGCGTGATTGTGCTGGGCAAGTTTGAAGAGATAACCGATATGGCCGAAAAAGAAAGAGCCATGCAGGGGCTCATCCATCGCATTATGCCGTTCGCCGACAATCCGAAGGACCATCCGTCACACGGCATTGCCGAAAAAGAGGACGATATTGCTACCCGCCTCGAACTGGTTATTTTTAAGGTTATACCGATCAGTAAGACAGGTCGGTTTGAAAATTAA
- a CDS encoding TIGR03067 domain-containing protein — MRAIIFITLVLFGAGYGELRHTSIQSGKLDGAWLPVKEEFGGKTVPPSTFEGQTLVISDSTYTFTAESVDKGVVKYGDGKMDIYGKEGVNTGKHFAAIYKFENDQLAICYNLKGDGYPGAFDTLGKPLYFLCVFKKEVSK; from the coding sequence ATGCGAGCGATCATTTTTATCACCCTGGTTCTCTTCGGTGCCGGTTATGGCGAATTGAGGCACACAAGCATCCAATCCGGTAAGCTCGATGGTGCCTGGCTGCCTGTTAAGGAGGAGTTCGGCGGTAAAACAGTGCCGCCTTCCACCTTTGAGGGGCAAACATTGGTGATAAGCGACAGCACCTACACCTTTACAGCCGAAAGTGTAGATAAAGGCGTGGTCAAATACGGTGATGGGAAAATGGATATTTATGGCAAAGAAGGGGTAAACACAGGCAAACATTTTGCGGCTATTTACAAGTTTGAGAACGATCAACTCGCCATTTGCTATAACCTGAAAGGAGATGGCTACCCCGGGGCATTTGATACCCTGGGCAAGCCCTTATATTTTCTTTGCGTTTTTAAAAAGGAAGTTTCTAAATAA